One Nitrospira sp. DNA window includes the following coding sequences:
- a CDS encoding NADH dehydrogenase: MGVTRIIIIGGGFAGVKCARTLRRKLPPQSCEIVLFSRENNMVFYPLLAEVASAAINPLTVTVPLRQMLPEVRCRTEEVRQIHLTTSEVEYEGYDSRPGRMAFDHAVLACGTAVNLSLVPGMADHAFPLKSVGDAVALRFHVMEQLEKAEVCADPDRRRWYLSFVVVGGGFTGVEAAGEINDLIRASTRFYGNFTARDVTVTLVHSRDQILPEVSPTLREFARTKMEEAGIQMMLNARAVMATAEGVELDDGRMIRGATVVCTIGTTAPLLVHRLDVPKEGGRLLTDPDMRVRGLSNLWAIGDCAHIVNAYDNHPSSTTGQFAERQGGQASENIVRVLQGQPTRPFSYKPLGQLCGIGERNAVAEILGVRLSGFPAWWLWRTVYWLKSPSWSRRVKVAFDWTWELLFPRDLAYPRVDRTERIARAHYRPGDYIFVEGEPALNFYVIERGEVEAIRRDQTGQPTLMAVFGPGEFFGEIALLDGTVRIGSIRARTAVEVLVMGKEVFSQISGALTPFRNLVTQALRWRRPRLNPRLAQSWAALERASLSTFMEGVPEHRLSPDETFEDAVRLFDRHAVEWLCVLDGHARLEGIVTRNELFGAFAQGKTTATKVRDVMRADPVVVTPHDTSLTVGDLMNKSDIDWVPVVESKETRRLIGVIRSEKMLRYLVQCSRTDSPLLPNTSVVEDARMGGATANE; the protein is encoded by the coding sequence ATGGGAGTCACGAGAATCATCATCATCGGCGGCGGCTTCGCCGGGGTGAAGTGCGCAAGGACCTTGCGCAGAAAACTGCCGCCGCAGTCCTGTGAGATCGTGTTGTTCAGTCGAGAAAACAACATGGTTTTCTATCCGTTGTTGGCGGAGGTGGCCAGCGCGGCGATCAACCCCCTGACGGTGACTGTGCCGTTGCGGCAGATGTTGCCTGAAGTACGGTGCCGAACAGAGGAAGTCCGGCAGATCCACCTCACAACCTCAGAAGTGGAGTACGAAGGGTACGATAGCCGGCCGGGGCGTATGGCATTTGACCATGCCGTCCTGGCTTGCGGCACGGCGGTCAATCTCAGCCTGGTGCCCGGCATGGCCGACCATGCGTTCCCGTTGAAATCGGTCGGCGACGCCGTCGCGTTGAGGTTCCACGTGATGGAACAACTGGAAAAGGCGGAGGTGTGCGCCGATCCGGACCGACGCCGATGGTATCTGTCGTTTGTGGTGGTGGGCGGCGGCTTTACCGGCGTCGAGGCGGCCGGCGAGATCAATGATCTGATCCGAGCCAGCACGCGGTTCTACGGCAACTTCACCGCCCGTGATGTGACCGTGACACTGGTCCACAGCCGCGATCAGATTCTCCCGGAAGTGAGTCCCACCCTGCGGGAGTTTGCCCGAACAAAGATGGAAGAGGCCGGCATTCAGATGATGCTCAACGCGCGCGCGGTGATGGCCACCGCCGAAGGAGTTGAGCTGGACGACGGGCGAATGATCCGCGGCGCCACCGTCGTTTGCACGATCGGCACCACGGCGCCGCTTCTGGTGCACCGGCTTGATGTACCCAAGGAAGGCGGCCGATTGCTCACCGATCCGGATATGCGTGTACGCGGCCTGTCGAACCTCTGGGCGATCGGTGACTGCGCCCATATCGTCAACGCCTACGACAACCATCCGTCGTCGACGACCGGCCAGTTTGCCGAGCGGCAGGGCGGGCAAGCTTCCGAGAACATCGTTCGGGTGCTGCAGGGACAACCGACCAGGCCGTTTTCCTACAAGCCGTTGGGTCAACTCTGTGGCATCGGCGAGCGAAATGCTGTGGCCGAAATTCTGGGCGTGCGTCTGTCCGGTTTTCCGGCCTGGTGGCTCTGGCGGACCGTGTATTGGTTGAAATCGCCCTCCTGGTCCCGCCGGGTCAAAGTCGCGTTCGATTGGACCTGGGAACTGTTGTTTCCCCGTGATCTGGCCTATCCCAGGGTCGATCGAACCGAACGGATCGCGCGGGCGCATTATCGCCCAGGCGATTACATCTTTGTCGAGGGTGAGCCGGCGTTGAATTTTTACGTGATCGAACGGGGGGAGGTCGAAGCCATACGGCGTGACCAGACGGGACAACCCACACTCATGGCGGTGTTTGGACCGGGAGAGTTTTTCGGCGAAATCGCGCTCCTCGACGGCACCGTGCGCATCGGAAGCATCCGCGCCCGCACGGCGGTCGAGGTGCTCGTGATGGGGAAAGAAGTCTTCTCGCAAATTTCCGGGGCGCTCACTCCCTTCCGCAATCTTGTGACCCAGGCCCTGCGGTGGCGGCGCCCTCGGTTGAATCCACGGTTGGCTCAATCATGGGCCGCCCTCGAACGAGCGTCCCTGTCCACCTTCATGGAAGGGGTTCCGGAGCACCGTCTCTCTCCTGATGAGACGTTTGAGGACGCCGTCCGCCTGTTCGATCGGCATGCGGTCGAGTGGCTCTGTGTCTTGGACGGGCACGCCCGTTTGGAAGGCATCGTCACCAGGAACGAGTTGTTCGGGGCCTTTGCGCAGGGAAAGACGACGGCAACGAAGGTCCGGGACGTCATGCGCGCCGACCCGGTCGTGGTCACTCCGCATGACACGAGCCTGACGGTCGGCGACCTGATGAACAAGTCCGATATCGATTGGGTGCCGGTGGTGGAAAGCAAAGAGACCCGCCGTCTGATCGGGGTGATACGGTCCGAGAAGATGCTCCGCTATCTTGTGCAATGCTCTCGGACTGATTCCCCGCTGTTGCCGAACACGTCTGTCGTTGAAGACGCTAGGATGGGCGGCGCCACAGCGAATGAGTGA